Proteins from a genomic interval of Schistocerca serialis cubense isolate TAMUIC-IGC-003099 chromosome 11, iqSchSeri2.2, whole genome shotgun sequence:
- the LOC126426833 gene encoding uncharacterized protein LOC126426833 — MFPQKTYFNKMTKLKWITKGMKISSAKKRQLHKEPRHNKKIEFIEYVKRYKSTFKKVVKAAKQMTNNKLFLKHENKSKAVWSVVKHELDIKASRHRISTIKLEDEIIVNPARISECFNEFFINVVKPEVNIADYENNVCPFGLNHNSECLFKFKTVSTIDVEKIILKLKNKNSAGWDGIPAKALKFVCKIIGYPLSKVINQSFEQGSFREVLKYAEVKLLLKKGSREDMGNYRPISLLPVLSKIFENAAAMQIQNLMEKYDIITENQFGFQHGKSTTDAINKFIDKISTSLDNHNKVAGIF, encoded by the coding sequence atgtttccacagaagacttattttaataaaatgacaaaattaaaatggatcactaaaggtatgaaaatctccagtgctaagaaaaggcagctacataaggaaccaagacataataaaaaaattgaatttattgaatatgttaaacgatacaaaagtacatttaagaaagttgtcaaagcagcaaagcaaatgacaaataataaattattcttaaaacatgagaataaatcaaaggcagtgtggtcagttgtaaaaCACGAATTAGATATCAAAGCCTCTAGACATAGAATTAGTACaattaagcttgaagatgagatcattgtaaatccggctagaatttcagaatgcttcaatgagttcttcattaatgtagtgaaaccagaggttaatattgcagattatgagaacaatgtatgtccctttggactaaatcataattctgaatgcctctttaaattcaaaacagtttcaacaatagatgtagaaaaaattatattaaaactaaaaaacaaaaattctgcaggttgggatggaataccagcaaaagcccttaaatttgtgtgtaaaataataggatACCCACTATCTAAAGTAATAAACCAATCCTTTGAACAAGGAAGCTTCCGAGAGGTACTGAAgtatgcagaagtaaaactgtTGCTCAAAAAAGGATCAAGAGAGGACatggggaattatcgtcccatctccctccttccagtcctatcaaaaatctttgaaaacgcTGCTGCTATGCAGATTCAAAATTTAATggagaaatatgatattattacggaaaaccaatttggtttccagcatggcaaaagtactactgatgcaattaacaagtttatcgacaagatcagcacatcattagacaaccataATAAAGTAGCAGGAATATTTTGA